The following proteins are co-located in the Streptomyces bottropensis ATCC 25435 genome:
- a CDS encoding molybdopterin oxidoreductase family protein, with product MPSTALRICPLCEATCGLVLTIEGTRVTKARGDRDDVFSKGFICPKGASFGAADGDPDRLRTPLVRRDGELREATWQEAFDAVAAGLRPVVEAHGPNAVGVVLGNPNVHTMAGALYPPALLAGLGTRSLFSASTVDQMPKHVSSGLLYGDANAIPVPDLDRTDHLLLLGANPLESNGSLCTAPDFPGKLKALRARGGTLTVVDPRTTRTAKLADRHVAIRPGADALLLAAMAQVLFEENLVDLGDLAPLVLGTDELAAAVGEFTPEAVAEACDVDAGTIRALARELAAAPTAAVYGRIGSCTVPHGTLASWLVDVLNILTGNLDRPGGALFPQSATDRTPRPAGPGHGFALGRWHSRVSGHPEAKGELPLSALAEEIDTATPEGSPVRALITIAANPVLSAPDGDRLDKALDSLDFMVSVDPYLGETARHADVVLPPPPPSQAPHYDFAFNSFAVHNQVRYNPAAVPLEDGRMAETEILARLVLAATGMHGADPAAVDDLVIGQTLGKAVKEAHSPVHGRDPKELAGLLTGDTGPERRLDMMLRLGPYGEGFGAAPDGLTLAKLLAHPHGIDLGPLKPRLPQPLKTVSGRIELLPRPIADDLPRLRAALRERPAGLVLIGRRHLRSNNSWLHNIPALTGGTNRCTLHLHPEDADRLGVADGDAVRIKGAGGEVTAPVEVTDVVRRGVVSLPHGWGHDRPGTRMRHAAIDPGVNVNQLLDGSLLDPLSGNAVLNGIPVELSRAGATL from the coding sequence ATGCCCAGCACCGCCCTGCGTATCTGCCCCCTCTGCGAGGCGACCTGCGGGCTCGTCCTCACCATCGAAGGCACCCGGGTGACCAAGGCGCGCGGCGACCGGGACGATGTGTTCAGCAAGGGGTTCATCTGCCCGAAGGGCGCCTCGTTCGGTGCCGCCGACGGCGACCCCGACCGGCTGCGCACCCCGCTGGTGCGCAGGGACGGCGAACTGCGGGAGGCCACCTGGCAGGAGGCGTTCGACGCCGTCGCGGCCGGGCTCCGGCCCGTCGTCGAGGCCCACGGGCCGAACGCCGTCGGCGTCGTCCTCGGCAACCCGAACGTCCATACGATGGCCGGCGCCCTCTACCCGCCCGCCCTCCTCGCGGGCCTCGGCACCCGCAGCCTGTTCAGCGCCTCCACCGTCGACCAGATGCCCAAGCACGTCTCCAGCGGACTGCTCTACGGCGACGCCAACGCCATCCCCGTGCCCGACCTCGACCGCACCGACCACCTGCTGCTCCTCGGTGCCAACCCCCTGGAGTCCAACGGCAGTCTGTGCACCGCCCCCGACTTCCCCGGCAAGCTCAAGGCCCTCAGGGCGCGCGGCGGCACCCTCACCGTCGTCGACCCGCGCACGACCCGTACGGCCAAGCTCGCCGACCGGCACGTGGCGATCCGCCCCGGCGCGGACGCACTGCTGCTCGCGGCGATGGCGCAGGTCCTCTTCGAGGAGAACCTCGTCGACCTCGGCGACCTCGCCCCGCTGGTGCTGGGGACCGATGAACTGGCCGCCGCCGTAGGGGAGTTCACGCCCGAAGCCGTCGCGGAAGCCTGTGACGTCGACGCCGGGACCATCCGCGCGCTCGCCCGCGAGCTGGCCGCCGCCCCCACCGCCGCCGTGTACGGCCGCATCGGCAGCTGCACCGTCCCGCACGGCACCCTCGCCAGCTGGCTCGTCGACGTGCTCAACATCCTCACCGGCAACCTCGACCGGCCCGGCGGCGCCCTCTTCCCGCAGTCCGCGACCGACCGGACTCCCCGGCCCGCGGGCCCCGGCCACGGCTTCGCGCTCGGCCGCTGGCACAGCCGGGTCAGCGGCCACCCGGAGGCCAAGGGCGAACTGCCGCTGTCCGCGCTCGCCGAGGAGATCGACACCGCCACCCCCGAGGGCAGCCCTGTCCGCGCGCTCATCACGATCGCCGCCAACCCCGTGCTCTCCGCCCCCGACGGCGACCGCCTGGACAAGGCGCTCGACTCCCTGGACTTCATGGTCAGCGTCGACCCCTATCTGGGCGAGACCGCCCGCCACGCCGACGTCGTCCTGCCCCCGCCGCCGCCCTCCCAGGCCCCGCACTACGACTTCGCCTTCAACTCCTTCGCCGTGCACAACCAGGTCCGCTACAACCCCGCCGCCGTCCCCCTGGAGGACGGGCGCATGGCAGAGACGGAGATCCTCGCGCGCCTCGTCCTCGCCGCCACCGGCATGCACGGCGCCGACCCTGCCGCCGTCGACGACCTGGTCATCGGCCAGACCCTGGGCAAGGCCGTCAAGGAGGCCCACTCACCCGTCCACGGCCGCGACCCGAAGGAACTCGCCGGTCTGCTCACGGGCGACACCGGCCCCGAGCGCCGCCTCGACATGATGCTGCGCCTCGGCCCGTACGGAGAGGGTTTCGGCGCCGCCCCGGACGGGCTCACCCTCGCGAAGCTCCTCGCCCACCCGCACGGCATCGACCTCGGCCCGCTGAAGCCGCGTCTGCCGCAGCCGCTGAAGACGGTGAGCGGCAGGATCGAACTGCTGCCGCGGCCGATCGCCGACGACCTGCCGAGGCTCCGCGCCGCCCTGCGGGAGCGCCCGGCCGGCCTCGTCCTCATCGGCCGGCGTCATCTGCGGTCCAACAACAGCTGGCTGCACAACATCCCCGCCCTCACCGGCGGCACCAACCGCTGCACGCTGCACCTCCACCCCGAGGACGCCGACCGGCTCGGGGTCGCGGACGGAGACGCCGTGCGGATCAAGGGCGCCGGGGGAGAGGTCACCGCTCCCGTGGAGGTCACCGACGTCGTACGGCGCGGTGTCGTCAGCCTTCCGCACGGCTGGGGCCACGACCGTCCGGGCACCCGGATGCGGCACGCCGCGATCGACCCCGGCGTGAACGTGAACCAGCTTCTCGACGGCTCTCTCCTGGACCCGCTGTCGGGCAACGCGGTCCTCAACGGCATCCCCGTGGAGCTGTCCCGAGCAGGTGCAACGCTGTGA
- a CDS encoding MFS transporter → MRPGRNRGWLLRLVIAFGFAQGAVSMARPAVSYRALALGADERAIGVIAGIYALLPLFAAVPLGRRTDHGRCAPLLPVGVVLISGGCVLSGLADSLVAMAVWSGVMGLGHLSFVIGAQSLVARQSAPHEHDRNFGHFTIGASLGQLVGPIAAGALIGGSDMARTSALALVVAGAGAAVAFTSLWRIERPFEPKSRTGQGDRVPVHRILRTRGVPGGIFISLAVLSATDILTAYLPVVGEHRGIAPSVIGVLLSLRAAATIACRLVMTPMLRLLGRTALLTVTCVLGAVLCAGVAVPVPVWGLALILAALGFCLGVGQPLSMTTVVQAAPDEARSTALALRLTGNRLGQAGAPAAAGLIAGVAGVAAPFVMLGALLLVSAGIALRSPAQPGRGSGGPEAA, encoded by the coding sequence GTGAGGCCCGGTAGGAACCGCGGCTGGCTGCTCCGCCTCGTCATCGCCTTCGGCTTCGCGCAGGGGGCGGTGTCGATGGCCCGGCCCGCCGTGTCCTACCGGGCCCTCGCGCTGGGCGCCGACGAGCGCGCCATCGGTGTGATCGCGGGGATCTACGCCCTGCTCCCGCTGTTCGCCGCCGTCCCGCTCGGCCGCCGGACCGACCACGGCCGGTGCGCGCCCCTGCTGCCGGTCGGCGTCGTCCTCATATCCGGCGGCTGTGTCCTGAGCGGTCTGGCCGACTCGCTGGTGGCGATGGCCGTATGGAGCGGTGTGATGGGCCTCGGCCACCTCTCCTTCGTGATCGGCGCCCAGTCGCTGGTGGCCCGCCAGTCCGCGCCGCACGAACACGACCGCAACTTCGGTCACTTCACCATCGGCGCATCCCTCGGCCAGCTGGTCGGCCCGATCGCCGCGGGCGCCCTGATCGGCGGTTCGGACATGGCCCGCACGAGCGCCCTGGCCCTGGTGGTCGCGGGCGCCGGGGCCGCGGTCGCGTTCACCTCGCTGTGGCGGATAGAGCGCCCCTTCGAGCCCAAGTCCCGTACCGGGCAGGGTGATCGGGTGCCCGTGCACCGGATCCTGCGCACCCGGGGCGTGCCGGGCGGCATCTTCATCAGCCTCGCCGTGCTGTCGGCGACCGACATCCTCACCGCGTATCTGCCGGTGGTCGGTGAACACCGGGGCATCGCGCCCTCGGTGATCGGTGTCCTGCTGAGTCTGCGGGCGGCGGCGACCATCGCGTGCCGTCTGGTGATGACGCCGATGCTGCGACTGCTGGGCCGGACCGCGCTGCTCACCGTCACCTGTGTGCTCGGGGCCGTGCTGTGCGCCGGGGTCGCGGTGCCGGTGCCGGTGTGGGGGCTGGCCCTGATCCTTGCCGCCCTCGGGTTCTGTCTCGGGGTCGGACAGCCGCTGTCCATGACGACGGTGGTGCAGGCGGCGCCGGACGAGGCGCGGTCCACCGCCCTCGCGCTGCGGCTGACGGGGAACCGGCTGGGGCAGGCCGGGGCACCCGCGGCCGCCGGTCTGATCGCCGGTGTCGCGGGTGTGGCCGCGCCGTTCGTGATGCTCGGCGCGCTGCTGCTGGTGTCGGCGGGCATCGCGCTGCGCTCACCGGCGCAGCCGGGGCGGGGGAGCGGCGGGCCGGAGGCCGCGTAG
- a CDS encoding caspase family protein: MAEEPAAPEPPRRFLLSTAVPDVRAHPEDQRAELADDVERIDRLFIGELGYRRGADLGLNPTREQLTKALRAFATAPERAPDDYVVLYLACHGRVAERSGRHYLMLADSEHDDLRGTALPSEDLLAQLWEDTPVERLLVILDTCFSEEGTTSAMRSGLEARRFQEPVTEHGSTGLVLVASSRRKEETETGALSAAFDRAVRRQATAGHAPAHISLERVMAAISSDREALLRQRLVWSLANATADIPHFLPNPRYVADAAGRRIDEIDEVVALRAGQRTAREEELRAFFIPRARGTDVATDDVWNFTGRHAALTEITAWLAADRAAERLCVVTGDPGSGKSSLLGMVAVLSDPQRNPAVPKDNLPPSRPEPGAVDVAVNASHKTTRQLLDALAAAAGCTADSLGALTAHLQTRTAPLVVLVDSLDEALAPTEAVEELIVPLTDPARRLPLRFLVGARPHIEQRLPATARRINLDDERYADPAAVRAYTRKLLTAKGSALESAAPGLVDAVAQAVAEAADRSFLVALITARTITREPEVPDPYDRSWRDALPRLPGEAMERDLAQRLGPLADKARDLLLPLAYAQGAGLPWAGVWPRLASALAAADYTDEDVVWLRTAAGSYLVESTEDDGSVYRVYHRALIEHLRESHDAERVQRTVTRILRDVELTYVRRYLALHAAEGGVLDPLLREARFVLTADPGQLLAALPRVRTAEGRRAAQAVRDMEALLRERGGRAGADPEARARLRLAAVCRKAEELARSCDEGEDGLPWRARWAAWNPHEGPRWYEGMTCRSDTGVVVPGVDGAGAQYVEVVVGRDRQTSWDLDTGEQVHTRDVADGLHAHTWTAPAALPGTAAVLSHERRAELRGRHWVYTEWRLLHVWRGGSVRTWELPPAEDFDPAQEPLRPARQIQLTSSGPDDRTAQVAQVALRFDQGTVLIYRLQDDAAQLVSISGPNARVGEMPRITACLAPRGPARDTLLFGYEDGTVAARGDVVREAAVTTRHSGAVTALESIHDHPQGALVVTAGEDGTVRLSSLTTGDPVRTLLSGLGKVASLGVGRSGRQRIVAVATAGGLLHRVDADSGRPLGLPLRIDAGDGTRLAVFTLGLTPCVSVQGDAHGLQVYDLVTGDRIGGRRQRHETGAVHTVDGTVCVGGSDGVLRLWPTPHAAESMLLNAHDGAVLALGEIHGAGGSHALASVGEDHEIRCWDPAVPRELWRRRILEPPPPWEVPLIACAAVGHLADGGDVVVTGEHGGRVRVLVLRAGLPLAEQEFMLPDEQRVTALDIGRVRARDVVVVGTDTGRLVCWDIGGARTYGVSLPGDAGVTALALAPDGSGRLAVGDESGAVREWALPGFRPLGPPRPVHRRGVTALAHAPGPDGRRLVSSGLDGRIGSMPDGWTRRMPRVVTALTADDAGVLCGDTQGRVWRLTATSDGWRTEEALDAPRPVSTVTALGGERGALVVVGSPDGTVQLRHGADGALRQRLRPLCESGVRNLATAPGDGAGSRLFARSEWGLLERWDVAGDGSVHTPVGTPVYGAIGERPLDIRPRDVEGGPIPDAVYGRWLIRRAGGRLDGEAWAFDKYPTGQDRAVRYRRLCSEEGWTLPEVGLVDVFAPKAPEEPDMFLVVSESRAVLYSAGRLQWLLTPENRRAARVRPPGEGTRPRPDQVHDVAIPRITHAAHLPGAATYAVAGGDRLAVLGIRDGEVHHRLQLPSLCTALAVGPGGELAVGTRNGVILFD, encoded by the coding sequence GTGGCTGAAGAACCCGCGGCACCCGAACCCCCACGCCGTTTCCTGCTCTCGACCGCGGTCCCGGACGTCCGCGCCCACCCGGAGGACCAGCGAGCCGAACTCGCCGACGACGTCGAACGGATCGACCGGCTCTTCATCGGCGAACTCGGCTACCGCAGGGGTGCCGACCTGGGCCTGAACCCCACCCGCGAGCAACTGACCAAGGCACTGCGGGCGTTCGCCACCGCGCCCGAACGCGCTCCCGACGACTATGTCGTGCTCTATCTCGCCTGCCACGGTCGCGTCGCTGAACGCAGCGGCCGCCACTATCTGATGCTCGCGGACAGCGAGCACGACGACCTGCGCGGCACCGCGCTGCCCAGCGAGGACCTGCTGGCACAGCTGTGGGAGGACACCCCCGTCGAGCGGCTCCTCGTCATCCTCGACACCTGTTTCTCGGAGGAGGGCACCACCTCCGCGATGCGTTCCGGCCTCGAAGCGCGCCGCTTCCAGGAGCCCGTCACGGAGCACGGCAGCACCGGCCTCGTACTCGTCGCGTCGTCACGGCGCAAGGAGGAGACGGAGACCGGTGCTCTCTCGGCCGCCTTCGACCGGGCAGTGCGCCGGCAGGCCACGGCGGGACACGCGCCCGCCCACATCAGCCTCGAACGCGTCATGGCCGCCATCAGCAGCGACCGCGAGGCCCTGCTCAGGCAACGACTGGTGTGGTCCCTCGCCAACGCCACCGCGGACATCCCGCACTTCCTGCCCAATCCCCGGTACGTCGCTGACGCCGCAGGGCGCAGGATCGACGAGATCGACGAGGTCGTCGCGCTCCGTGCCGGGCAGAGGACCGCCCGCGAGGAGGAGCTGCGTGCCTTCTTCATACCGAGGGCCCGCGGCACCGACGTGGCGACCGACGACGTCTGGAACTTCACCGGGCGCCACGCGGCCCTCACCGAGATCACCGCATGGCTCGCCGCGGACCGTGCCGCCGAGCGGCTGTGTGTCGTCACCGGCGACCCCGGCTCCGGGAAGTCGTCGCTGCTCGGCATGGTCGCCGTCCTCAGCGACCCGCAGCGCAACCCGGCCGTGCCCAAGGACAACCTGCCGCCGAGCCGGCCGGAGCCGGGTGCCGTCGACGTGGCCGTGAACGCCAGCCACAAGACGACCCGCCAGCTTCTCGACGCTCTCGCCGCGGCCGCCGGGTGCACCGCCGACTCGCTCGGCGCGCTCACCGCCCACCTGCAGACCCGTACCGCCCCTCTGGTCGTCCTCGTCGACTCGCTCGACGAGGCGCTCGCCCCCACGGAGGCCGTCGAGGAACTCATCGTCCCGCTCACGGATCCGGCGCGCCGCCTCCCCCTGCGGTTCCTGGTCGGTGCTCGGCCGCACATCGAGCAACGGCTGCCCGCGACCGCCCGGCGCATCAATCTCGACGACGAGCGGTACGCCGACCCCGCCGCCGTCCGCGCCTACACCCGCAAGCTGCTGACCGCCAAGGGCTCCGCCCTGGAGAGCGCCGCTCCCGGTCTCGTGGACGCCGTCGCGCAGGCCGTGGCCGAGGCGGCGGACCGCTCCTTCCTCGTCGCCCTGATCACCGCGCGCACCATCACCCGCGAACCCGAGGTGCCCGATCCCTACGACCGGTCCTGGCGCGACGCGCTTCCCCGGCTGCCGGGCGAGGCCATGGAACGCGACCTCGCCCAGCGCCTCGGCCCGCTCGCCGACAAGGCCCGCGACCTGCTGCTGCCGCTCGCCTACGCGCAGGGCGCCGGTCTGCCCTGGGCGGGCGTGTGGCCCCGGCTCGCCTCCGCGCTGGCCGCCGCCGACTACACCGACGAGGACGTGGTGTGGCTGCGCACGGCCGCCGGGTCGTACCTCGTCGAGAGCACGGAGGACGACGGCTCGGTCTACCGTGTCTACCATCGCGCGCTCATCGAGCACCTGCGTGAGTCGCACGACGCCGAGCGCGTGCAGCGCACGGTGACCCGGATACTGCGCGATGTCGAACTCACCTATGTGCGCCGGTATCTGGCGCTGCACGCGGCGGAAGGGGGTGTGCTCGACCCGCTGCTGCGCGAGGCCCGGTTCGTGCTGACAGCGGACCCGGGCCAACTGCTCGCGGCCCTGCCGAGGGTACGCACCGCCGAGGGGCGGCGCGCCGCTCAGGCCGTCCGTGACATGGAGGCGCTGCTGCGGGAGCGCGGCGGGCGCGCCGGCGCCGACCCCGAGGCACGTGCCCGGCTGCGCCTCGCCGCCGTCTGCCGCAAGGCCGAGGAGCTCGCCCGCTCCTGTGACGAGGGCGAGGACGGTCTGCCCTGGCGGGCCCGTTGGGCGGCGTGGAACCCCCACGAGGGACCGCGCTGGTACGAGGGCATGACGTGCCGCAGCGACACCGGCGTCGTGGTACCAGGGGTGGACGGAGCCGGCGCCCAGTATGTGGAAGTGGTCGTCGGCCGTGACCGGCAGACGAGTTGGGACCTGGACACGGGGGAGCAGGTCCACACCCGCGACGTGGCGGACGGGCTCCACGCCCACACATGGACGGCGCCCGCCGCACTCCCGGGCACGGCTGCCGTGTTGTCGCACGAGCGCAGGGCAGAACTGCGGGGGCGGCACTGGGTGTACACGGAGTGGAGGCTGCTGCATGTGTGGCGGGGCGGGAGTGTGCGTACATGGGAGCTGCCACCGGCTGAGGACTTCGACCCCGCGCAAGAGCCGCTGAGGCCCGCCAGACAGATCCAGCTCACCTCATCCGGCCCGGATGACAGGACGGCGCAGGTGGCGCAGGTGGCGCTCCGCTTCGACCAGGGCACTGTGCTGATCTACCGCCTGCAGGACGATGCCGCCCAACTCGTGAGCATCTCCGGACCGAACGCTCGGGTCGGTGAAATGCCCCGGATCACGGCCTGCCTGGCGCCTCGCGGGCCGGCCCGGGACACCCTGTTGTTCGGCTACGAGGACGGCACCGTGGCGGCCAGGGGTGACGTGGTGAGAGAGGCGGCAGTCACCACTCGCCACTCCGGCGCCGTCACCGCCCTGGAATCGATCCACGACCATCCCCAGGGTGCCCTTGTCGTGACCGCGGGCGAGGACGGCACCGTCCGCCTCTCCTCCCTCACCACCGGCGATCCCGTGCGTACCCTGCTGTCCGGCCTCGGCAAGGTCGCCTCGCTCGGCGTCGGCCGGTCCGGGCGGCAGCGGATCGTCGCCGTCGCCACCGCGGGCGGACTGCTGCACCGCGTCGACGCCGACAGCGGGCGCCCGCTCGGCCTGCCGCTGCGGATCGACGCCGGCGACGGCACGCGGCTCGCCGTGTTCACGCTCGGGCTCACCCCCTGTGTCTCGGTCCAGGGAGACGCCCACGGACTCCAGGTGTACGACCTGGTGACCGGCGACCGGATCGGCGGTAGGCGGCAGCGCCACGAGACGGGCGCCGTGCACACCGTGGACGGCACGGTGTGCGTCGGTGGCTCCGACGGCGTACTGCGCCTGTGGCCGACCCCGCACGCCGCCGAATCCATGCTGCTCAACGCACACGACGGGGCCGTACTGGCGCTCGGTGAGATCCACGGCGCCGGCGGCTCCCACGCCCTGGCCAGCGTCGGCGAGGACCATGAGATCCGTTGCTGGGACCCGGCGGTACCGCGTGAACTGTGGCGCAGACGCATCCTGGAACCGCCGCCCCCCTGGGAAGTGCCGCTGATCGCCTGCGCGGCCGTGGGCCACTTGGCGGACGGCGGCGACGTGGTGGTCACCGGCGAACACGGCGGACGAGTGCGCGTGCTGGTGCTGCGCGCCGGACTGCCGCTGGCGGAGCAGGAGTTCATGCTGCCGGACGAGCAGCGGGTGACCGCTCTGGACATCGGGCGGGTGCGCGCCCGGGACGTCGTGGTCGTCGGCACGGACACCGGGCGGCTGGTGTGCTGGGACATCGGCGGGGCCCGCACGTACGGGGTGAGCCTGCCCGGCGACGCGGGCGTCACGGCACTCGCCCTCGCCCCCGACGGCTCCGGACGTCTGGCCGTGGGCGACGAGTCCGGTGCCGTACGGGAGTGGGCGCTGCCCGGTTTCCGGCCGCTCGGGCCGCCCCGCCCCGTGCACCGGCGAGGTGTGACGGCACTGGCCCACGCGCCGGGGCCGGACGGGAGGCGGCTGGTCAGCAGTGGTCTCGACGGCAGGATCGGTTCGATGCCCGACGGCTGGACGCGCCGGATGCCCCGCGTGGTCACCGCGCTGACCGCGGACGACGCGGGCGTGCTGTGCGGTGACACCCAGGGGCGTGTGTGGCGGCTGACCGCCACATCGGACGGCTGGCGCACCGAAGAGGCGCTCGACGCGCCGCGGCCGGTGTCCACGGTGACCGCGCTCGGCGGTGAGCGGGGTGCCTTGGTCGTCGTGGGCAGCCCTGACGGGACCGTCCAGTTGCGGCACGGCGCCGACGGGGCTCTGCGGCAGCGGCTCCGCCCGCTGTGCGAGAGCGGGGTGCGGAACCTGGCGACCGCTCCCGGCGACGGTGCGGGCTCGCGGCTGTTCGCACGCAGCGAGTGGGGGCTGCTGGAGCGGTGGGACGTCGCGGGGGACGGTAGCGTCCACACGCCGGTCGGGACTCCGGTGTACGGGGCGATCGGCGAAAGGCCCCTGGACATCCGCCCGCGTGACGTGGAGGGCGGGCCGATACCGGACGCGGTGTACGGAAGGTGGCTGATCAGACGCGCGGGCGGGCGGCTCGACGGAGAGGCGTGGGCCTTCGACAAGTACCCGACGGGGCAGGACCGGGCGGTGCGCTACAGGAGACTGTGCTCGGAAGAAGGCTGGACGCTGCCTGAGGTGGGGCTCGTCGACGTCTTCGCCCCGAAGGCGCCGGAGGAACCGGACATGTTCCTGGTGGTCAGTGAGAGCAGGGCCGTGCTGTACTCCGCCGGCAGGCTTCAATGGCTCCTCACCCCCGAGAACAGGCGCGCCGCAAGGGTACGGCCGCCGGGGGAGGGTACGAGACCCCGACCGGATCAGGTCCACGACGTCGCCATCCCTCGCATCACCCACGCCGCCCACCTCCCCGGTGCCGCCACCTACGCCGTGGCCGGCGGCGACCGCCTCGCGGTCCTCGGCATCCGCGACGGCGAGGTCCACCATCGTCTCCAACTCCCCTCCCTGTGTACGGCGCTGGCCGTCGGCCCGGGCGGTGAGCTGGCCGTCGGCACCCGCAACGGCGTCATCCTCTTCGACTGA
- a CDS encoding CitMHS family transporter gives MLTILGFAMIATFLVLIMMKKMSPIAALVLIPALFCVFVGKGAHLGDYVIEGVGNLAPTAAMLMFAIVYFGLMIDVGLFDPIVRGILKFCKADPLRIVVGTALLAAIVSLDGDGSTTFMITVSAMYPLYKRLKMSLVVMTGVAATANGVMNTLPWGGPTARAATALKLDAADIFVPMIPALLVGLLFVFILAYFLGLRERKRLGVLSLDEVLEQEKIVKDGAEDGETTGSEETVLVGAGAASAAGSHSGDDKVRTTKTTGGAGSGTDAEDDSEDDVRLQGLDPNRPTLRPKLYWFNALLTVTLLTAMIMEWLPIPVLFLLGAALALTVNFPHIPDQKDRLAAHADNVLNVSGMVFAAAVFTGVLQGTGMVDSMAKWIVDGIPGGMGPHMALVTGFLSLPLTYFMSNDGFYFGVLPVLAEAGAAHGVSPLEIARASLVGQPLHMSSPLVPAVYVLVGMAKVEFGDHTKFVVKWAAATSLIILGAGVLFGII, from the coding sequence ATGTTGACCATCCTCGGCTTCGCCATGATCGCGACCTTCCTGGTCCTGATCATGATGAAGAAGATGTCGCCGATCGCGGCGCTCGTACTGATCCCCGCGCTCTTCTGTGTGTTCGTCGGAAAGGGAGCCCATCTCGGCGACTACGTCATCGAGGGGGTGGGCAACCTCGCGCCCACCGCCGCGATGCTGATGTTCGCCATCGTCTACTTCGGCCTGATGATCGACGTCGGTCTCTTCGACCCGATCGTCCGAGGCATCCTGAAGTTCTGCAAGGCCGACCCGCTGCGCATCGTCGTCGGCACGGCCCTGCTCGCCGCGATCGTCTCCCTGGACGGTGACGGCTCGACGACCTTCATGATCACCGTCTCGGCGATGTACCCGCTGTACAAGCGGCTGAAGATGAGCCTGGTCGTGATGACGGGTGTCGCCGCCACCGCCAACGGCGTGATGAACACGCTGCCCTGGGGCGGCCCGACCGCCCGCGCCGCCACCGCGCTCAAGCTCGACGCCGCGGACATCTTCGTCCCGATGATCCCCGCGCTCCTCGTCGGCCTGCTCTTCGTCTTCATCCTGGCCTACTTCCTCGGCCTGCGGGAGCGCAAGCGCCTCGGTGTGCTGAGCCTCGACGAGGTGCTGGAGCAGGAGAAGATCGTCAAGGACGGCGCCGAGGACGGGGAGACCACCGGCTCCGAGGAGACCGTCCTCGTCGGCGCGGGCGCCGCGTCCGCCGCCGGGTCCCACTCCGGCGACGACAAGGTCCGTACGACGAAGACCACCGGCGGCGCGGGCTCCGGCACCGATGCCGAGGACGACTCCGAGGACGACGTCCGCCTCCAGGGCCTGGACCCCAACCGCCCGACGCTGCGCCCCAAGCTGTACTGGTTCAACGCGCTGCTCACGGTCACGCTGCTCACCGCCATGATCATGGAGTGGCTGCCGATCCCGGTCCTCTTCCTGCTCGGCGCCGCGCTCGCCCTGACGGTCAACTTCCCCCACATCCCCGACCAGAAGGACCGGCTGGCCGCCCACGCCGACAACGTCCTCAACGTCTCCGGCATGGTCTTCGCCGCCGCCGTCTTCACCGGCGTCCTCCAGGGCACCGGCATGGTCGACTCGATGGCCAAGTGGATCGTCGACGGCATCCCGGGCGGCATGGGTCCGCACATGGCCCTCGTCACCGGCTTCCTGAGCCTGCCGCTCACCTACTTCATGTCCAACGACGGCTTCTACTTCGGCGTCCTCCCGGTCCTCGCCGAGGCCGGCGCCGCCCACGGTGTCTCGCCGCTGGAGATCGCCCGCGCCTCCCTGGTCGGCCAGCCGCTGCACATGTCCAGCCCGCTGGTGCCGGCCGTGTACGTGCTCGTCGGCATGGCGAAGGTCGAGTTCGGCGACCACACGAAGTTCGTGGTGAAGTGGGCGGCGGCGACCTCGCTCATCATCCTCGGCGCCGGTGTGCTGTTCGGCATCATCTGA
- a CDS encoding TetR/AcrR family transcriptional regulator yields the protein MKPVSQAASLRRAPVQRRSAERLTRILDACADLLDEVGYDALSTRAVALRAGVPIGSVYRFFGNKRAMADALADRNLDRFTDRVTRRLQAMGGRDWRTAMDAVLDEYLDMKRNAPGFALIDFGNQIPVGGLRQEPNHRVADRLSELLSAFIDRTPDEDLRRTFLIAVETADTLVHLAFRVSPEGDSRIIQEMRELLRAYLARVLDRFPP from the coding sequence ATGAAGCCCGTGTCCCAGGCGGCCTCCCTGCGTCGCGCACCCGTGCAGCGGCGCAGTGCCGAACGGCTGACCAGGATTCTCGACGCCTGCGCCGACCTCCTCGACGAGGTGGGCTACGACGCGCTGAGTACCCGCGCCGTGGCGTTGCGCGCGGGTGTGCCCATCGGCTCCGTCTACCGCTTCTTCGGCAACAAGCGCGCGATGGCCGACGCGCTCGCCGACCGCAACCTCGACCGTTTCACCGACCGGGTCACCCGCCGCCTCCAGGCGATGGGCGGCCGGGACTGGCGCACCGCGATGGACGCTGTCCTCGACGAGTACCTCGACATGAAGCGCAACGCCCCCGGCTTCGCTCTCATCGACTTCGGCAACCAGATCCCCGTCGGCGGCCTCCGGCAGGAACCCAACCACCGTGTCGCCGACCGGCTGTCCGAACTGCTCTCCGCGTTCATCGACCGAACCCCCGACGAGGACCTCCGCCGCACCTTCCTCATCGCCGTCGAGACCGCCGACACCCTCGTCCACCTGGCCTTCCGGGTCTCCCCGGAGGGTGACTCGCGGATCATCCAGGAGATGCGGGAACTGCTTCGGGCGTATCTGGCGCGCGTGCTGGACCGATTCCCTCCGTGA